From Cheilinus undulatus linkage group 17, ASM1832078v1, whole genome shotgun sequence, one genomic window encodes:
- the LOC121525459 gene encoding 3-hydroxy-3-methylglutaryl-coenzyme A reductase-like yields MLARLFRLHGLFVASHPWEVIVGTLAITVCLISMNSLASSSQMCSWNECPKIEEKVHSSDIIILTITRCMAIVYIYFQFKNLRQLGSKYILGIAGLFTVFSSFVFSTVVIHFFGKELTGLNEALPFFLLLIDLSKACTLAKFALSSNSQEEVRENISQGMAILGPTFTLDALVECLVIGIGTMSGVPQLEIMCCFGCMSVLANYFVFMTFFPACVSLVLELSRESREGRPIWQLSQFACVLAEEEDNKPNPVTQRVKIIMSLGLALVHAHTRLAAENPGHNRTVEGPVVKRLDSDRPMLPLKLTSMDLEQVITLGLALLLAVKYVFFEQTETESSLSLKSPIISSPSTQKQRVAGDCCRRDIPALKPQKLLNSMFLNNALSSSDSQASADTDKTNRDKNSLTTEETQPPAALVENESSLSCGERSPASGPSVPQSSSNSEPRSLEECMNILSDPQKGASFLSNQEVMNLVASRNILNYRLETVLETPERGVAIRRELLSPKLPVSSALSGLPYKEYDYSKVMGTCCENVIGYMPVPVGVAGPLLLDEKQFHVPMATTEGCLVASTNRGCRALSLSGGCRSRILADSMTRGPVVRLPSACRAAEVKVWLETSDGFSLMKEAFDQTSRFARLEKLLVGLAGRNLYIRFQSQTGDAMGMNMTSKGTEQALLTLQQQFPDMEIMALSGNFCTDKKSAAINWILGRGKSVVCEATVPSKVVKEVLKSSTATLIELNINKNLVGSAMAGSIGGFNAHAANIVAAIYIACGQDPAQTVGSSNCITQMEPGGPEGEDLYISVTMPSIELGTVGGGTNLSPQQACLQMLGVQGMSVDQPGENARQLARIVCGTVLAGELSLMAALAAGHLVRSHMKHNRSKNNLAEPPSPSQSAA; encoded by the exons ATGTTAGCTCGTCTGTTCCGGCTCCATGGCCTATTTGTGGCCTCCCACCCATGGGAGGTAATAGTGGGCACCCTGGCTATCACAGTCTGCCTCATTTCTATGAACAGCCTGGCATCCAGCAGCCAGATGTGCAGTTGGAATGAGTGCCCTAAAATCGAGGAG AAAGTCCACAGCAGCGACATAATCATCTTAACAATTACACGCTGCATGGCCATTGTTTACATCTATTTCCAGTTTAAGAACCTGCGACAGTTGGGATCTAAATATATACTAG GTATTGCGGGGTTATTTACGGTGTTTTCCAGCTTTGTTTTCAGTACAGTGGTAATACATTTCTTTGGAAAAGAACTGACAGGGCTGAA TGAAGCGCTgcctttcttcctcctcctcattgaCCTGTCTAAAGCATGCACACTGGCCAAATTTGCCCTCAGCTCAAACTCTCAG GAGGAGGTCAGGGAGAACATCTCCCAGGGGATGGCCATCCTGGGGCCCACCTTCACCCTGGATGCTCTGGTAGAGTGTCTGGTTATTGGGATTGGCACCATGTCAGGTGTGCCTCAGTTGGAGATAATGTGCTGTTTTGGCTGTATGTCAGTTCTGGCGAATTACTTTGTATTCATGACTTTCTTCCCCGCCTGCGTCTCCCTTGTCTTGGAG TTGTCCCGGGAAAGTCGTGAGGGCCGTCCAATCTGGCAGTTGAGCCAGTTCGCCTGCGTGCTGGCTGAAGAAGAGGACAACAAGCCCAATCCTGTAACACagagagttaaaatcatcaTG tctctgggtttggCGTTGGTTCATGCTCACACACGTTTGGCAGCTGAGAATCCTGGTCACAACCGCACGGTGGAGGGACCTGTTGTTAAGAGATTGGACTCTGATAGACCAATGTTGCCACTGAAGCTCACCAG TATGGACCTAGAGCAAGTGATCACTCTCGGCCTCGCCCTTCTCCTGGCTGTGAAGTATGTCTTCTTTGAGCAAACTGAAACCGAGTCCTCATTGTCCCTGAAGAGTCCCATTATCAGCTCTCCTTCAACTCAGAAGCAAAGAGTAGCAGGAGACTGCTGCAGGAGGGATATCCCAGCTCTAAAACCCCAGAAGTTGCTCAATAGTATGTTTTTAAACAACGCTTTATCCTCATCAGACTCTCAAGCTTCCGCTGACACTGACAAGACGAACAGAGACAAAA ATTCCTTAACCACAGAGGAGACTCAGCCTCCTGCAGCCTTAGTGGAAAATGAATCCAGTCTTTCATGTGGGGAGAGGTCTCCTGCTTCAGGTCCTTCTGTACCACAAAGTAGCTCCAACTCAGAGCCTCGCTCACTTGAGGAGTGTATGAACATCCTCTCAGATCCTCAG AAAGGTGCTAGTTTTCTTAGCAACCAGGAGGTGATGAACCTCGTAGCCTCTCGTAACATCCTGAACTACAGACTGGAAACTGTGCTTGAAACTCCGGAGAGAGGCGTAGCCATCCGGAGGGAACTGCTCTCACCCAAACTGCCTGTTTCTTCTGCGTTGTCTGGTCTGCCTTATAAGGAGTACGACTACTCAAAG GTTATGGGTACCTGCTGTGAAAACGTCATCGGCTACATGCCGGTGCCAGTCGGGGTTGCCGGTCCTCTCCTGTTGGATGAGAAGCAGTTTCATGTTCCCATGGCGACCACAGAAGGCTGCCTGGTAGCCAGCACCAACAGAGGATGCAGAGCTCTTTCT CTGAGTGGGGGATGTCGCAGCAGGATCCTTGCTGACAGTATGACCCGGGGTCCTGTGGTGAGGCTGCCCTCAGCGTGCCGGGCTGCAGAGGTCAAAGTGTGGCTGGAGACCTCGGACGGATTTAGTCTGATGAAAGAAGCATTTGACCAAACGAGCAG GTTTGCTCGCCTGGAGAAGCTGTTGGTGGGCTTAGCCGGGAGGAATTTGTACATCCGCTTCCAGTCTCAGACAGGAGATGCCATGGGCATGAACATGACTTCAAAG GGCACTGAGCAAGCTCTGCTCACACTACAGCAGCAGTTTCCAGACATGGAGATtatggccctcagtggaaactTCTGCACCGACAAGAAGTCTGCTGCCATCAACTGGATTCTGGGGCGAGGAAAATCTGTAGTATGTGAAGCCACTGTCCCATCCAAGGTGGTGAAGGAG GTGTTGAAAAGCAGTACAGCCACTCTGATAGAGCTCAACATCAACAAGAACTTGGTGGGCTCGGCCATGGCTGGCAGCATCGGGGGCTTTAACGCTCACGCTGCAAACATTGTAGCAGCCATCTACATCGCCTGTGGACAG gaCCCCGCTCAGACAGTAGGGAGCTCTAATTGCATCACTCAGATGGAACCTGGTGGTCCAGAAGGAGAGGATCTGTACATCAGTGTCACCATGCCCTCCATCGAGCTGGGAACTGTGGGAGGAGGCACCAACCTGTCGCCTCAGCAGGCCTGTCTGCAG ATGCTCGGTGTTCAAGGTATGAGTGTAGACCAGCCTGGTGAGAACGCCCGTCAGCTGGCTCGCATCGTCTGTGGGACGGTGCTGGCAGGAGAGCTCTCCCTCATGGCTGCTTTAGCTGCCGGACACCTCGTTAGAAGTCACATGAAACACAACAG ATCTAAAAATAACCTAGCAGAACCGCCTTCTCCATCACAGTCGGCTGCGTGA